A region of Dioscorea cayenensis subsp. rotundata cultivar TDr96_F1 chromosome 5, TDr96_F1_v2_PseudoChromosome.rev07_lg8_w22 25.fasta, whole genome shotgun sequence DNA encodes the following proteins:
- the LOC120259836 gene encoding pentatricopeptide repeat-containing protein At2g22410, mitochondrial-like, whose translation MAPLLLRFSSLSRPKPTWNSNHNLLITNQTLVAMESCSSMPELKQIQAQLTRTGLIFHCFPASRVLAFCALSNPPQMPHARLVFAQSPQPNTFMYNTMIRGYTRSTLPSMALLYFIALMREPVEPDARSFVFALKACEKFACVSVGEGVHSLVCKLGFEFDLVVENSLVHFYAEHGRVGCARKVFDEIPQKDIFSWTTMIDVYARSGFGFEAFRMFCLMRTSDVRPNEVTMITVLSACLQIGVLNLGKSVHAIIEKSDFNVTVNLLNALVDMYGKCCCVGSARKVFDGMETKDVFSWTSLLNAYAKSGDLELARQIFDDMPEKNAVSWSSMIAGYSQANQPDKALEMFRAMVAASVEPIDATLVSVLSSCAQTGCLDLGRWIYDHYILEKQIIVGVNLVNAFIDMYAKCGDLSTAAKLFNEMPKRNSVSWNSIITGYAIHGYGEEALSLFEQMKSEGVLPDDITFVGVLSACNHSGLVAKGRKHFEEMKTVFGIEPRVEHYACLIDLLSRVGLLEDVFELVKRMPMEPDAAGWGAILNACRIHGNVELGTCAGDKLLGLDPGDSGIYILLSNLYAGKEKWNEVKKVRRMMRERGVKKTPGFSSIEVDGKFHEFLSADKSHILSEEIYGILDVLYIQFRFKHRQ comes from the coding sequence ATGGCGCCTCTTCTCCTCCGCTTCTCCTCCCTTTCCAGGCCAAAACCAACCTGGAACTCCAACCACAACCTACTCATCACTAACCAAACCCTAGTCGCCATGGAGTCCTGCTCCTCCATGCCCGAGCTCAAGCAAATCCAAGCCCAACTGACACGCACTGGGCTTATCTTCCATTGCTTCCCCGCCAGCCGCGTCCTAGCCTTCTGTGCCCTCTCCAACCCTCCCCAAATGCCCCACGCCCGCCTCGTCTTCGCGCAATCCCCCCAACCCAACACCTTCATGTACAACACCATGATCAGAGGTTACACGAGGTCCACACTCCCTTCAATGGCTCTCCTTTACTTCATTGCGTTGATGCGTGAACCAGTCGAGCCGGACGCTCGGAGTTTCGTGTTTGCTCTCAAGGCTTGTGAGAAGTTTGCTTGTGTTTCAGTTGGTGAAGGAGTTCATTCTTTGGTTTGTAAGCTTGGTTTTGAGTTTGATCTCGTTGTGGAGAATAGTTTGGTTCATTTTTATGCGGAGCATGGCCGGGTTGGTTGTGCACgcaaggtgtttgatgaaattcctcaaaaagatattttttcaTGGACAACGATGATTGATGTGTATGCGCGGAGTGGATTTGGTTTTGAGGCTTTTAGGATGTTCTGTTTGATGCGAACTTCGGATGTGAGGCCGAATGAGGTTACTATGATCACAGTGCTTTCCGCTTGCTTGCAGATTGGTGTATTGAATCTGGGAAAATCAGTGCATGCCATTATAGAAAAGAGTGATTTTAATGTGACTGTTAACTTGTTGAATGCATTGGTGGACATGTATGGAAAATGTTGTTGTGTCGGTTCTGCTAGGAAGGTTTTTGATGGTATGGAAACGAAGGATGTTTTCTCATGGACTAGCTTGCTGAATGCATATGCCAAAAGTGGTGATTTAGAGCTTGCAAGGCAAATTTTTGATGACATGCCTGAAAAGAATGCGGTATCATGGAGTAGTATGATAGCAGGTTACTCGCAGGCCAATCAACCAGACAAAGCGTTGGAAATGTTTCGTGCAATGGTTGCTGCATCAGTGGAGCCTATAGATGCTACTCTTGTCAGCGTGCTTTCTTCTTGTGCACAAACTGGTTGCTTGGATCTTGGTAGATGGATTTATGATCACTATATACTTGAGAAACAAATCATTGTTGGTGTGAATTTGGTTAATGCGTTTATAGACATGTATGCTAAATGTGGAGATCTCAGTACAGCAGCCAAACTGTTCAATGAGATGCCAAAGAGGAATTCGGTCTCTTGGAACTCCATTATCACTGGCTATGCGATTCATGGTTATGGAGAGGAGGCCCTTAGCCTTTTTGAGCAAATGAAGAGCGAGGGAGTATTACCTGATGATATAACATTTGTTGGCGTCCTCTCTGCATGTAATCATAGTGGCTTAGTTGCGAAGGGGCGCAAACATTTCGAAGAGATGAAAACTGTGTTTGGCATTGAACCAAGGGTAGAACATTATGCATGCCTGATTGATTTACTTAGTAGAGTTGGGCTTTTAGAAGATGTTTTTGAACTGGTGAAGAGAATGCCAATGGAGCCAGATGCAGCAGGATGGGGTGCGATTCTAAATGCTTGTAGGATTCATGGGAATGTGGAATTAGGTACATGTGCAGGAGATAAACTACTTGGTTTGGACCCTGGAGATAGTGGTATTTACATCCTCCTATCAAATCTGTACGCAGGCAAGGAGAAATGGAATGAGGTGAAGAAAGTGAGAAGGATGATGAGAGAAAGAGGAGTCAAGAAGACTCCCGGTTTCAGCTCAATAGAGGTGGATGGTAAGTTCCATGAGTTCTTATCCGCAGATAAATCTCATATTCTATCTGAAGAAATTTATGGCATCCTTGATGTGCTGTATATCCAATTCAGATTCAAGCATAGACAATGA
- the LOC120259837 gene encoding uncharacterized protein LOC120259837, translated as MDHPELSLGPSLSTFALSANSSSTDSESTTKKKRKYTWDEPMRFTNIELNLNDPLPLDWEQCLDLHSGRMYYLNRKTLKRSLTRPKEQKLDLELNISNFSGSMERTGSASSDDLRKQSSSSGNMVAVACANCHLLVMLCRSSPLCPNCKYMHPLLPKQQTPSRGIEAVKPLETLSLLH; from the exons ATGGATCATCCAGAGCTCTCACTAGGACCCTCCTTATCAACCTTTGCTCTTAGTGCCAATAGCTCCTCTACTGATTCAGAATCCActacaaagaagaagaggaagtacACTTGGGATGAGCCTATGAGATTTACAAACATTGAGCTCAACCTTAATGATCCTTTGCCTCTTGACTGGGAACAGTGCCTCGATCTTCAT TCAGGACGGATGTATTACCTGAATAGGAAAACGTTGAAGAGGAGTTTGACTAGGCCAAAGGAACAGAAGCTGGATTTGGAGTTAAATATCTCAAACTTCTCGGGTTCTATGGAAAGGACTGGCTCCGCAAGTTCAGATGATCTCAGGAAACAGAGTAGCTCAAGTGGAAACATGGTGGCTGTGGCTTGTGCTAATTGTCATCTTCTTGTCATGCTCTGCAGGTCATCACCGTTATGTCCAAACTGCAAGTACATGCATCCTCTGCTGCCTAAGCAACAAACTCCATCTCGAGGGATAGAGGCAGTGAAACCTTTGGAAACCTTAAGCCTGTTGCATTAG
- the LOC120260579 gene encoding vesicle transport protein GOT1, with protein MAYEISEIKKVGIGLIGCSIFFSILGVILFFDRGLLALGNIFFLSGVAILLGWQSTLQLFTQKRNFKGSLCFLVGLFLIFVRWPIVGIISEIYGLAVLFGGFWPSTKVFLFQIPVLGWLLQYPFLFLDQLRRLIG; from the exons ATGGCTTACGAAATCAGCGAAATAAAAA AGGTTGGCATTGGCCTAATTGGTTGTAGCATTTTCTTCTCAATACTTGGTGTGATTCTTTTCTTTGATAGGGGATTGTTGGCCCTGGGCAAT ATATTTTTCTTGTCTGGTGTAGCCATTCTACTTGGTTGGCAATCTACATTGCAGCTTTTCACtcagaaaagaaattttaag GGCTCTCTTTGTTTTCTCGTGGGGCTCTTTCTGATATTTGTTCGCTGGCCCATAGTTGGTATCATCTCTGAAATATATGGTTTGGCTGTTCTTTTTGG TGGTTTTTGGCCTTCGACAAAAGTGTTTCTCTTCCAGATACCAGTGTTAGGTTGGCTTTTACAATACCCTTTTCTG TTTCTTGATCAATTGAGGCGGCTTATTGGCTGA